DNA from Campylobacter sp. RM5004:
TGTTTAAATTATAAGTTGCTTCATCAATAGTTGCAGGTCTTATACTATTATTGTTGTATCTTTGAGTGCTTATCGTATTTGATTTACCATCTAAATTATAAACATCAAATACTTTCACAGATTTATCTGAATTTAATTCTCTATTATAAAGACTTAAGCTTATATTGTTTAAATTAAGTTCGGCTGCTGTTTTTGTATTATTTTTGTTATCTCCATAATAATATATGCCTTTATCATTATTATCAAAGTATTTATTAAAAGCAGGGGTTAATTCAGTCCAAGAAGTTTTATCACTTGGCTTAGCAGGTGTTAATTCTATCCAAGGTGTTTCATCGTTTGTACTTTCTGTTTTGGCTGAAGTATCAATAGGTTTAGCAGGAGTTAATTCTATCCAAGGTATAGATGTTTTTTGACTTATAAGGTCTTGCACTTCTTGATTAACTTCATTTGCAATATTTATCTGCTCTTCTGTTTTTAAAGTGTTTTTAGAATTTGAATTCGGATTTTGAGCTTTAATGTCTGAGCTAAGAGTAATACTACTTACTTTGTTTTGGCTTTGTTTTTCTTCTTTTTTCTCTTGAATTACTTCTTGTTTTTCTTGAATAATATTAGCTTTTGTTAAAGAAAAATCATTTGCTTTTAAATTTTCTATTTTAATTACTTTTGTATCTTTAAAGCTTATTTGTTTTCCTGAATTAATTAGTGAAGTTTTATTTCCTAACTTAACATCAATTGCACCTTGTAAGCAAGCTAATTTATTTACATTAAATCCAACTTCTCCAACAAATACTGTTCCTCTAATACCAATAGTTGCTGTTTGTGCTTTTAAAGAGAAATTTTTTCTTGCAAGTTTTGAGATTTCTCCTGTAATTACTTTAAAGCTTCCTTCATCTACCACTAAATTAACTTTAGAATTTTTTCCATCTAATAAATACTGCTTTATTTCTAAGCTTGTATTTTTTCCTAAAGTTGTTACCGTGTTATCATTGAATATTATTTGTAATCTTGCGTTATTACCTGTTTTTATAATATCGCTTTCTTCTAATTCTTGATTTAATACAGCTTGTATTTCAGAACCATTTGAAATAACTACTGCATCTCCTCTAATTGCTGAGATTTTACCTATACTTGCATAGCTTAGTGTTATTACACTTAATAACAAAATGAGTTTTTTCATAAACATTCCTTTCAAAAAATATTAACAAATTATAACATAGTTTTGAAAGGAATAAGCTTAAAATTTATATTTATACATTAAATTAAGAAAATAATTATCGTAAGAATTATATTCAAGTGTAGATTTTACTTTATCATATCCTAAATCTGCTGAGAAAATATTGTGATGATCCATATTGTATTCAGCACCAAAATTAACTCTTATAGATTTATCATTTCTTTGATTAGTAAAAATTGTTTCTTTATATTTACTAGCAGAATAACCTAAACTTGCCTTTAACATAACTTGTTTATTTAGCATATAAATAATACCTGAAGTAATAGAATATTCTTTATAATTATTTGTACTTTCTTTTACTCTACTAGTTTGCTCAATATCATAAGCCATTTTTAAATAAACCATACTTCTTTGAGATATTAATCTACTCATTGCATAAATACTATGATGGTTCGAATCGTTTTCTTTATGTTCTTCATTTAAATAATTATTATGATTAATAGTATAACCAAGTCCTAAAGATATTCCATTTTCCATATAATAATCGCCAGAAACATCGGCTGTAAAAGTATTTAAATATCTTTTATGCTTTAAAACTATGTAATCATAAGATAATAAAATATTTAGTTTAAATTGTCTTGAAATGTCAAATCCATTATTAATAGATGCAGTAAATACGCTTAAATTTTGAAAATCTTCTTCAATAGGTTTTATATAATATTTATTATAAAAATTAGCATTTATATCATAGTCATAAACATCATTTACTTGCTTTTTATAACCTGCATTTAGATTAGCTAATACACTGCTAGCAGGTTCATGCTTTGCACCACTTATAGGAAATTTAATCCCTAGTTGTGGTATAGGCAAATAGCTATCTTTTAGATTTTGTTTTTTTGGATTACTATCATATCCATATCCTACGCTTACACTTGCGTATGGTGTGTTTATTTGAGCTTTTGATTTTTCTTGTTTTTTAATACCTTTTAGCATATTAGAAACAAGAATTTTTTCTTCTTTTCTTAATCTTTCATCATCTTTTAAGCTCTCAAGCTCAAGTTTTAATAATTCATAATTTCCACTTTTTTGATAAATAATTGCACTTTGTAATCTTGCATCAACATTATTTTCATCAAGAACTAATACCCTATCAAAAGCAGCAAGTGCTTCATCATACATACCTAATTTAAAGGCACTTTTACCCATCATTAAATTAAGGTCTATATCAGCACAAGAGTTTTTACAAATATCTGATGAAATTTCATAAGCTCTTTTGTAATTATTATTTTGATAGTTACTTTGCAAGTCTGTGTAAGCATTATTAGCAAATAGACTAAGCGGTAATAAAATTGCCAATTTTTTCATAAATATTATGCCTTTTTTAAAAAACAAGTTTTTAAAACTATAACCCCATGCTTATCTACTTTAGCTTCTATTTCGTCATCGTTTGAAGTAAGTTTAATATTTTTAACACTAGTCCCTCTTTTGATTGTTAAAGAACTACCTTTTACTTTCAAATCCTTTATAACGCTAACATTATCTCCTGCTTGTAATTCGTTTCCGTTTGCGTCTCTTGGCATATTGTTTCCTTTATATTGTAGTGGTGCCCAAGGTCGGACTCGAACCGACACAGGATTGCTCCTACTAGATTTTGAGTCTAGCGCGTCTACCAGTTTCACCACTTGGGCTAAAAATGAGTATCATAATAAAATATGCTTATATTAAAATAAAATTACTATTATTTTAATATTTTTTATATTAAAAATATTGTAGAATTTGAATTAGGATTTTAAGCCTAGCAAAAAGCTAGACTTAATTATTATTTCTTTAAAAATTCACCTAATAAATGTCTAAAAATCATAAATAAATCAAGGCTTGATTTTTCAGCATTTTTGTAAAGCTCAATAATTTCTTTACTATTGCTTGCAAGTTGTCCATGTGAAATTTGCTCAAGTGCTTGATTAATACTTTCATGAACTTCTTTATGTGGTGTTTCAATCTTAGAATATAAAGGAATGTGTCCAAACATTTCTTTACCTTCATTTTGATACCACTTACCTAAACGACAACTAAAATGATCGCTTAATTTAGTTGGATTTTCGCCTAGTGCATTTGCATATCCATTTGCTTTAAATAAGATATGGTCAAGCTTTACTAATGATGTAAATACTTCATATTTAATTGCACTACCATTAAATTTAATATCTTGTGAAATATGAACTAATTTATCAAATTGCTCTGAAAATGTTCCTATATGTGCATTAGAATCTTGTGAAATTTGTTCTACTTGTTCGCTCTGAGTAAACATTTCATTAGCATTTTGCTTTAATAAATTAATATTCATTTCTACTTCAGCTGTTGCTTTTTGTGTTTTTTCAGCTAATTTTCTAACTTCATCAGCAACCACAGCAAATCCTCTACCATGCTCACCCGCACGAGCTGCCTCAATAGCTGCATTTAAAGCTAATAAATTTGTTTGATCTGATACATCTTTAATTAAATTAATAACATTTGTTATTTCATCAACACTTCTATGAAGGTTTTGTGCTGTATCACGAGATTTACTTGATGATTCCGTAATTTGCTCAAGGGAAGTAATGATATTTTCTGAAACTTTTTTAAGATTTATTATCATATCAACACAATCTGTTGAAAGAGTTTCAATTTCTTTAGCTCTTGATAAATCACCTTCAATATCTTTTTGAACGAAAGATACGCTTTCTTTCATGCCTTTTACCATTATGTCAAATAAAGAAAATTTAACCTTTTCTTCTTCTTCATAAGTTTGTTTCGCAGTAATTTCAGCTTTTAAGCTCGCAATTTCTGCTTCTAGTCTTTCCCTTTCTGCAAGAGCTTTTTTAAGTTTATCTTGCAGTTCTAATTCGTGGGAATTATCTTTGTTAAAAAACATTAATACCCCTTTCTAAATTATGCTTTATTTTTGATTGAATTTAAGTAATTATTTAAATCATCTTTTAATTTTAATTTTTCCTTTTTCATTCTAGCAATTTCTAAATCATCTAAATGAACTCTGCCTTCTTCTGCATCTTTGATTTTGTGATCTAAATCATTATGTGCTTCAAATAATCTGTCAAAATGTGCATCTTTACCTTTTAAAGATGTAATTAATTCTCTATGTTCATGTAACATGATTGCTCCTTAGTGATAATTTTCACGCAATTTTAACTAAAATAAATTACAAATTGATAACACTTATAGTTTATTTTAAATTATCTGGACTTTGCTTATTTTTAATGATTTTTTTTACTTCTTTTATACTTTCAGGAGTTCCTATTAGTAATAATTTTGTCCCCGTTCCAATCATCGCATCACCCTTTGGCATAGGCAAAAAATTATTATTAGCATCTTTAATACCTATTACGCTAACATTTGCAAGCTGTCTAAAAGCAACATCTTTTAATCTTCTAAATCTTACCCAGCTTTCATCAGGAACTTTTACTTCTTCAATATCAATACTTTGATCTCTTGTATATAAATATTGCTCTAATAGATTTTCCATCTCAGGTCTTACACTTACTACACTAAGTCTTTGTGCTGCTAATTTTGTAGCTAAAACAACGGTATTTGCGCCTAGTTTTTTAAGTCTTGCAGCATCGTGCTCGGAATTTGAAATCGTAATTATAGAATAAGGACTAATTCTTTTTATATCTTTTTCATACAATCTTGCGCTTGCAATTATTGCTATATTATCGGCTGAATTTGGGCTAAGCGATATAATTCCTTTTGCGCTTGAAAGATGAGTTTTTAAAAATGCTAAATCACTATGTGGAGGACATTTTACATAAAATGGATACTTATTGTCTTCTGCAATTTTCTCAAAATCAGGTATATCATCAACCACTACAAAAGGTGTGTAAGTTTGTTTAAATTGTTTTGCCAATTCTTGAGTGAATTCATTGTGATAACATATAACATAATGATTTTTAAGCCTTGCGATTTTATAAAGCATTCTTTTTTCCTTAATTAATCTTGTTAATTCGCCCTTTTTTAAAACTTCAATCACAATACCGATTGAAAAGGTAAAAGTAACAAAACCGAGTAATACATAACAAATTGTAAAAAATCTTCCTGCCGGAGTTATTTCAGCTACTTCAGTATAACCTAGAGTTGTAAAAGTCATTCCCGCTTGATAAATACCATCAAGCAAAGAAAAATTGCTAGTAATCATATACCCAATCGCCCCTAATAGCATCATAATAACAACAGCTATTAAAGGAAGGCGAAAAGGTCTTAATTGTTCGTAAAGTTCAGTATTTACATCTACTTCGGGCTTTCCACTTTCAGCCCAACCAAGTAATTTACTTAGCTTTTTAAAAAAGCTCATAAAATTTCTTTAAAATTAGTTAGCTCTTCTTTTTTTAAGTGTGCGTAATGTAGAAGCTGCAACTCTAATTTTTTTAGTTGTGCCATCACCTAAATCTATACGAATTGTGCGTAAGTTAGGTAAAAATCTTCTTTTTGTCTTGTTGTTAGCGTGGCTAACATTATTTCCTACCATAGGACCTTTACCTGTTAATTGACAAAATTTTGACATTGTAAATCCTTTTTTTGTATTCTTTTAAAAATTAAAAGCATTAATGATAGCATCTTAAGCTTAATTTTTTTTTTAAGTTTTAATGATATTCTATAAAAAATATTTTTCAAGGAATAAAAATGTATGTAGCTCCTAGTTTGTTGTCTGCTGATTTTTTGAATTTAGCCGAAGATATAAGAAAAGTTGAAGATGCAGGTGCTGACTTATTACATGTTGATGTAATGGACGGACATTATGTGCCAAATCTAAGCATAGGAACTTGCACGGCAAAAGCCGTAGCTAAAGTTGCTAGAGTGCCTTTAGATATTCATTTAATGGTAAGAGAAGTTGATAAATTTGTTGATTTATTTTTAGAATTTAAACCTAAATTTTTAAGCTTTCATATTGATGCAAGCACTCATCCACTAAGACTTATTGAATATATAAGAAAACAAGGCGTAAATCCTGCAATCGTATTAAATCCACATCAAAATCTTCATGAAATTGAATATATTTTAAGCGAAGTTTCTATGGTTCTTTTAATGAGTGTAAATCCTGGCTTTGGCGGACAAAGTTTTATTCCTAGTGTTCTTAAAAAAATAAAAGATTTAAGAGAAATGATAGATAAAAATAATTATAAGTGCTTTATAGAAGTTGATGGCGGAGTAAATGGGCTAAATATTGCAGATATTGAAGGAGCTGGAGCTGATATTGTTGTTGCAGGTAACTATATTTTTAGCTCAAATGATTATAAGACAGCTATTAATTCTTTAAAAATGGAATTTTGATGGATTATAACGAACTTTATAAAAAGCAAATAATTAATTGCGATAAGATTTTAGAACGATTAATGACAAATAGTTTAAATTATAAAGATTTAAAAAATCAATATGAAAATGCTCTAGGTTTAGAGCTAGACTACGATACACTTTTAATGCTAGGTCTTGATATCACATTAAAACAAAATCAAGAAGTGTTTTTAAACTCAAGAAATAAATTAATTCAAGATGAAACCTTTTGCGTTGTTGATATTGAAAGCACAGGTTCTATTAGTAACGGACAAATCATAGAAATAGGTGCTGTAAAGGTTAAAAATGGCAAAATATTAGATGAGTTTGAAAGCTTTATTTATGCAAGTGAAGTTCCTGAAAATATCACAGAACTTACTGGAATTAATGCTTTAATGCTAAAAGACGCTCCAAAAAGTGCAAAAGTTCTAGCTGATTTTAGATTGTTTTTAGGTAATGCGATTTTTGTAGCTCATAATGTTTCTTTTGATTATGGTTTTATCGCTAAAGAAAGCTTAGAGCATTTAAATGCACCATTAATTAATAGAAAGCTTTGCACAATAATGCTAGCACGTCGCTGTATTGAATGCGATAAATACGGGCTTGATAGTTTAAAAAATGAACTAGGAATTACTAGCATTCATCATAGGGCCTTAAGCGATGCAAAAGCTTGTGCTTTTATTTTAAATCATTGTATAAATACTTTAAAAGGAAGTTTGATTAAAACAAGTAATGACTTGATTTTATATTCTCGTTCCAAAATGAAAAAATAATCTAATTCCTATTTCAAATTCTTTGCAAAATCTTTGGAATTTGAAATAGGAATTTAATAAGTTATGCTTTTTAAATAAAGCCCATTAGGTTTAGCTAGTGTGCGTGAGTGAATAATCTCGCAATTTATTTGCTCTTTTAAATTATTTAAGCTTAATTTTCCTTCATTAATTTTAAGCAAAAAATCAACCATAAGCCTAATTTGCCCCCTTAAAAACCCATTAGCAAAAAAGTTTAAAATAACAAAATCTTTATACTCATAAACTCTAGTTTTATAAATCGTTCTAATGCTGTTTTTATCATCATCAAGACTTAGGCAAAATAAAGCAAAATCATGCTCACCTTCATATAATTTTATCGCTTGTTTTAGCAAATTAATATCCAAATCTTTTTCATAAACACTAAAATAAGCCTTAGAAAAAGCATTGTGGTTTTTAGCGAAAATATATCTATAACTTCTAATCTTTGCATCAAATCTAGGCTCAAAATCACAAAGGCTTAAATTCCTAATATAAATTCCATCTAAAATCCTATTAAGCTTTTTTATTACAAAGCTTTCATTTAGCTTATAAGGTGATGAAATCCTTGCTACATTGCACTTTGCATGAACGCCTTTATCTGTTCTACTTGCAAAAATGCTTGGCTTAAATACTCCAACCGAATGCAAGGCATTATCAAGTGTATTTTGCACGCATTTTAAATCAGGCTGTTTTGCAGAGCCAAAAAACCTTGAACCATCGTAGCTTAAAATCATTTTGTAAGTAAATTCAGTGAGATTTTTATCCAAATTTTAACCTTTTTTGTAATTTTTCTCATTTTTTTATACAAATTTTTAAAAATTATTATAGAATGAAAGTTTTAACCTTAAAAACCAAAAAGAAGGGCTTATTTTGAATAATACATTTTCTAAAATTGGATTTATTTTAGCCGTTGCTGGTTCTGCTGTTGGGCTTGGGAATGCTTGGAAATTTCCTACTATGGTTGGGACTAATGGTGGTTCGGCATTTGTTATGCTTTTTATCATTCTTACTTTAGGTGTTGGATTTGTTATATTTTTGTGTGAATTATATATAGGTAAAGCTTCTAGGCTTGATCCTGCAAGTGCTTATTATAACTTAGCACCAAAACATAAAAAAGCTTGGTCTTTAGTAGGTTTTACAATGATTGGGGCTTTGCTAATAGTTAGTTTTTATAGTGTGATAATCGGTTGGATAATTTATTATATTTATTATGCTTTTACTACGATTTTAAATATCAATTCTTTAAGCACTGAAATTGCCATTAATCAAGAGCTTTTTGTTAGTTTAGTAGAAACTAATTTAAGTGCTTTAGTAGTATGTTTTAGCGTTGTGTTTTTTATAGCTTTTTACACCGTTGCAAAAGGTGTAAAAGATGGCATTGAAAAGCTAAATGTATTTATGATGCCAACTTTATTTGTAATGCTACTTTTAATGCTTTGTTATAGTGCTACTCAAAATGGCTTTAAAGATGCTTTTAACTTTTTATTCATGCCTGATTTTAGCAAAATTAATCACGATTCTTTTTTATCTGCTTTAGGACTTGCTTGTTTTTCTTTAAGTATTGGAGCTGGTAGTATTATTACATATTCGGCTAGTTTGCCTGAAAAGACTAATTTTGTAAGCTCAACCTTATATATAATTTTCATAAATCTTTTAATAGGTCTTATGATGGGGCTTATTGTTTTTAGCTTTATTTTTGAATTTAACGCTGATCCTAGCGCACAAGGTCCTGGACTTATTTTTATAAGTCTTATTTCTTTGTTTGCTAAATTAGGATTTTTAGGAAAAATTTTAGCATTTACTTTCTTTATTGCTTTATTCTTTGCAGGCATTACTAGTGCTGTTTCTATGATTGAGCCTTTTGTGTTTTATCTAATTAATAAATTCAATTTTTCAAGAATTAAAGCCATAGTTTTAATAGGGATTGTAGTTTATATTTTAGGGCTTTTATGTATTTTTTCAAGCCTTAACGACTATAAAGCTAATTTAACATTTTTTGGAATGAATTTCTTTGATATATTAGATAATCTTAGCTCAAATATCATTATGCCATTTGGTTCTTTTATGGCTGCTATATTTGTTGGATTTTTTATTAGCAAACAAGATTTAAAAGAAACTTTTGTTCCTTACATGGGCGAACTTGGTTTTAAAATATGGATATTTTTTGCAAGATTTGTTGCACCTATTGCAGTGCTTGTTATTGTGTATTTCAAATTTAAAGGATAAAAATGAGAGAGCAGTTTTCTAAAATTGGCTTTGTTTTAGCGATGGCAGGCTCTGCCGTTGGGCTTGGAAATGCTTGGAAATTTCCTACTATGGTTGGAACTAATGGTGGTTCTGTATTTATTTTACTTTATCTTATCCTTACATTTTTAATTGCTTTTATGGTGTTTTTAGGAGAGCTTAGCGTTGGTAAAATAACTCAAAAAGATGCTGTAAATGCTTTTAGCGATTTAGCAAAATCTAATAAAAAAGCTTGGGGGTTTGCAGGATTTTTTATGATAGGTGCGATTTTAATCGTATGCTTTTATAGTGTAGTAATTGGTTGGATTTTAAAATATATATATTTAAGCTTTTTTAGCTTACCAAAGAATACTCAAGAAGCAGGAGCTTTATTTGGCAATCTAATTTCAAGTGATTTAATATCTCAAATTATTTGCTTTAGTATAGTTTTTATAATGGTATTTTGGGTTGTTAGCAAAGGAATTAAAAGTGGAATAGAAAAAATGAATGTGTGGATGATGCCAGCACTTTTTATCTTGCTAATTTTAATGCTTTTATATAGCTTTACATTTGATGGATTTTCTAAAGCTTTTGAATTTTTATTTAGACCTGATTTTAGTGTTTTAATTACTGAGAGTAAATTAAATATCCCGCTAATTTTAGATGCTTTAGGGCTTAGCTTTTTTAGTTTATCTATGGGTGTTTGTGTTGTTTTAACTTATGCTGCAAGTTTGCCTGAGAATACTAATGTTATTAGATCAACTTTATCAATTATTTTTATAAATATTTTAGTTGGAATTATGATGGGTCTTATTGTATTTACTTTCGTATTTGAATACGGAGCAAATGCAAGCGAGCAAGGTCCTGGCTTAATTTTTGTTAGCCTTATGAGTTTGTTTTCAAATCTTGGCATTGTAGGAAATATCTTAGCGGTTGCGTTTTTTATAGCATTACTTTTTGCAGGACTTACAAGTGCTGTTTCTATGATAGAGCCATTTGCGTTTTATCTAATAAATAAATTTGGCATATCAAGGAAACTTGCACTAGTTTATATAGGTATTTTTGTTTATATTATGGGGGTTTTTTGTATTTTAGGATTTAATAAAGATTATTCATCTTATTTTACATTCTTTAACAAAAACTTATTTGATATATTAGATTATCTAACTTCAAATATCTTAATGCCACTTTCTGCGATTGTTACTTGCATATTTGTAGGATTTTTTGTAGATATTAATAAATTAAAAAATCTTTTTGTGCCTTATATGAGTGAAGTTGGTTTTAATATTTGGTTTGTATTTATTAGATTTATTTGCCCTATCGTAATCGCTATAATTATGATAAATTCTTTATAAAATTTAAATTCCTAATTCAAATTCTTTTTGGAATTTGAAATTAGGAAATATTTTTCTTAATCTTTTCTTAATTTAAGTATTATTTAAGTTTAAAAACATATAATCACCTTTTTAAAAAATTTTGGCAAAGGTAAAATCATGACAAAAATAACAAAGCCAAACGAAGTTAAAAGAGATTGGATAATCGTAGACGCTGAAGGTAAGCGTTTCGGTCGTCTTTTAACAGAAGTTGCGACAATTTTAAAGGGCAAGCATAAGCCTTGCTATACACCAAATGTTGATTGCGGAGATTATGTAGTAATTATCAATGCATCTAAAGCAGAATTTACTGGAACAAACAAAGCTGATGATAAATTATATCACAGACATTCGGGCTATTTTGGAAGCACAAAGAGTGAGAAATTCGGTGATTTATTAGCAAATAATCCAGCAAAATTATATAAATTAGCAGTTCGTGGTATGCTTCCTAAGACTACTTTAGGTCGTGCTATGCTTAAAAAATTAAAAGTTTATGCAGGTAGCGAACACCCACATACAGCTCAGGTAAAAGGAAAGTAAAATGGCAAAAGTTTATGCAACAGGTAAAAGAAAAACTGCAATAGCTAAAGTTTGGGCTAAGGCTGGAAGTGGTAAAATTATAGTTAACGGTGTTGATTTAAATACTTGGTTAGGCGGACACGAAGCTATTAAATTAAAAGTAGTTCAACCATTATTAGTTACTAAGCAAGAAGGTCTTATGGATATTACTGCTAGCACTTTAGGTGGTGGCTATAACGCTCAAGCAGAAGCTTTAAGACACGGAATTTCTAGAGCTTTAGCAGCTATGAGTGCTGATTTTAGAGCTTTACTTAAGCCACAAGGTTTATTAACCCGTGATAGTCGTGTGGTTGAGCGTAAAAAATACGGACGCAGAAAAGCAAGAAGAAAACCACAATTTAGCAAACGTTAATTTTCATTTTAAATTAGGAGTATTTATGAAAAAGATGAGTTTAGTTTTAAGTGCAGCTGCAGTGTTAGCTGTAAGTGCAAACGCAAGTAGTATTAATTTTGAAGGCTTAGAAATAAGCCCTATCGCTACATACAATGTACCAGAAGGAAATCTTGACCTTATGAATAAATTTGGTTATGGATTAAGAATTGGTTATATGTATGGTTCAGTAGGAACTGAAATTGGTTACGAGCACCAAAAAGGTGAATACAAAAGTATCAATAATTCAGGCCACAAACCAGTAGGTATTGATAGAGGATACTTAAACTTAATATTACCAGTTAAAGTTGGTGATACTAACTTTGATTTCTATGGTTTATTAGGTGTTGGTTATGAGAACTTTAGCGAAAATCTATATGACAATAAAAACGGAATGTTTGGTCATTATGGTGTTGGTTTAAAATACAAAATTTATAAGAGCTTTGGTTTAAGAGCAGAAGTTCGCGACCAAATCAAATTCCGCCACGCAGATCACCACTTAATTAGCACATTAGGTGTAATCTTCAATTTTGATGGTAAAAAAGAAGAAGTAGTTCCAACTCCAGCTCCAGCAGTTGAAGTTAAACCTGAGCCAGTAGTTGAAGTTAAACCTGAGCCAAAACCACAACCAAAACCAAAAGCTTGCTATGACCTTGAAATGGTAAAAGTTAATTTTGGTTTTGATAAGAGCAATGTAACTGCTAATTACATTCCAGAAATTAATCGCTTAGCGAAATTAATTAAAGAAGAACCTGCATATTTTGCAAACATTACAGGATATACAGATTCAATCGGTGCAACAGCTTATAACAAAAAATTATCAGAAAAAAGAGCAAGAGCTGTTAAAGCTGAATTAGTTAAAGCTGGTGTTAGCGAAGATAGAATCAACCCAACATGGGCTGGTGAGCAAAACGCAATCGGCGATAATAAAACTAAAGAAGGCCGTGCAGCAAACCGCAGAGTTGAATTAAAAATCATCTGCCAATAATTTATTTAGGTTTCACTTTTTAGTGAAACCTATTTTACTACTTCTTTGAAACTCAAAACTTTTTCAAATTCCTAATTCAAATTCTCAATTTTTTATAAGAATTTAAACTAGGAATTTAAAAAATAATCCATATAACCAACTCTTTTAATATTATTAAAAATCCATATTTTATTAAATTTTTAAAATATTTATAATTTTGTTTATCTTATTAAGATTTAGTAGTATTATTCGCTCATTTTATTAAGCGAGTAAGAAATGAAACTAAGCATTAAAGACATTGTTTTTATGAATCTAATCGGGATTTTTTCTTTAAGACAAATCCCTTATGTTGCTCAATACGGAGCTAGTTCAATTATTTTATGGTTATTTGTAGCTTTTGGATTTTTTGTGCCACTTGCTTTAATTTGTGGAGAACTTGGCTCAAAATTTCAAAAAAGTGGTGGAATATTTCTATGGATTAATAAAGCTTTTGGTGTAAGGATTGCTTATTTTTGTCTTATATGCTACTTATTATCTTGCTTAACTTTTTTTCCTATGATGCTTTATTTTGCAGCAAATTCATTAGCTTTTATTTTTGATATTAAAGCAAAATCATATTTCATAGCAGCTTTTTCAATATTTAGCTTTTTAGCTTTAACTTATATTAATTACAAAGGTCTTGAATACACTAAGTTTATAAATAAAATCTTTGTTTATTTAGGAATATTACTACCTACTTTACTATTAATTTTAGTAAGTTTAATATTTTATTTTAATGTTGGCAAAATCCAAACCCCTTATAATTCAGGATATTTAATAGAATTTGATTTAAATACTTTGGTTTTTGCAAGCACGATGATGTTTGCCTTTGCTGGACTTGAACTTAGCACCATGATAGGAGCTAAGGTTGATAATGCTAGAAAAAATTATCCTAAAGCAATTTTTCTTAGTGCCTTGCTAATAGTTGGCATTTATATTTTAGGAACTTTTTGCCTAAATGTAATATATCCTGCAAAAGATA
Protein-coding regions in this window:
- a CDS encoding sodium-dependent transporter, which encodes MNNTFSKIGFILAVAGSAVGLGNAWKFPTMVGTNGGSAFVMLFIILTLGVGFVIFLCELYIGKASRLDPASAYYNLAPKHKKAWSLVGFTMIGALLIVSFYSVIIGWIIYYIYYAFTTILNINSLSTEIAINQELFVSLVETNLSALVVCFSVVFFIAFYTVAKGVKDGIEKLNVFMMPTLFVMLLLMLCYSATQNGFKDAFNFLFMPDFSKINHDSFLSALGLACFSLSIGAGSIITYSASLPEKTNFVSSTLYIIFINLLIGLMMGLIVFSFIFEFNADPSAQGPGLIFISLISLFAKLGFLGKILAFTFFIALFFAGITSAVSMIEPFVFYLINKFNFSRIKAIVLIGIVVYILGLLCIFSSLNDYKANLTFFGMNFFDILDNLSSNIIMPFGSFMAAIFVGFFISKQDLKETFVPYMGELGFKIWIFFARFVAPIAVLVIVYFKFKG
- the truA gene encoding tRNA pseudouridine(38-40) synthase TruA yields the protein MDKNLTEFTYKMILSYDGSRFFGSAKQPDLKCVQNTLDNALHSVGVFKPSIFASRTDKGVHAKCNVARISSPYKLNESFVIKKLNRILDGIYIRNLSLCDFEPRFDAKIRSYRYIFAKNHNAFSKAYFSVYEKDLDINLLKQAIKLYEGEHDFALFCLSLDDDKNSIRTIYKTRVYEYKDFVILNFFANGFLRGQIRLMVDFLLKINEGKLSLNNLKEQINCEIIHSRTLAKPNGLYLKSITY
- the rpmB gene encoding 50S ribosomal protein L28 yields the protein MSKFCQLTGKGPMVGNNVSHANNKTKRRFLPNLRTIRIDLGDGTTKKIRVAASTLRTLKKRRAN
- the rpe gene encoding ribulose-phosphate 3-epimerase, giving the protein MYVAPSLLSADFLNLAEDIRKVEDAGADLLHVDVMDGHYVPNLSIGTCTAKAVAKVARVPLDIHLMVREVDKFVDLFLEFKPKFLSFHIDASTHPLRLIEYIRKQGVNPAIVLNPHQNLHEIEYILSEVSMVLLMSVNPGFGGQSFIPSVLKKIKDLREMIDKNNYKCFIEVDGGVNGLNIADIEGAGADIVVAGNYIFSSNDYKTAINSLKMEF
- a CDS encoding 3'-5' exonuclease; this translates as MDYNELYKKQIINCDKILERLMTNSLNYKDLKNQYENALGLELDYDTLLMLGLDITLKQNQEVFLNSRNKLIQDETFCVVDIESTGSISNGQIIEIGAVKVKNGKILDEFESFIYASEVPENITELTGINALMLKDAPKSAKVLADFRLFLGNAIFVAHNVSFDYGFIAKESLEHLNAPLINRKLCTIMLARRCIECDKYGLDSLKNELGITSIHHRALSDAKACAFILNHCINTLKGSLIKTSNDLILYSRSKMKK
- a CDS encoding potassium channel protein, producing the protein MSFFKKLSKLLGWAESGKPEVDVNTELYEQLRPFRLPLIAVVIMMLLGAIGYMITSNFSLLDGIYQAGMTFTTLGYTEVAEITPAGRFFTICYVLLGFVTFTFSIGIVIEVLKKGELTRLIKEKRMLYKIARLKNHYVICYHNEFTQELAKQFKQTYTPFVVVDDIPDFEKIAEDNKYPFYVKCPPHSDLAFLKTHLSSAKGIISLSPNSADNIAIIASARLYEKDIKRISPYSIITISNSEHDAARLKKLGANTVVLATKLAAQRLSVVSVRPEMENLLEQYLYTRDQSIDIEEVKVPDESWVRFRRLKDVAFRQLANVSVIGIKDANNNFLPMPKGDAMIGTGTKLLLIGTPESIKEVKKIIKNKQSPDNLK